A genomic region of Oryza glaberrima chromosome 1, OglaRS2, whole genome shotgun sequence contains the following coding sequences:
- the LOC127753690 gene encoding pentatricopeptide repeat-containing protein At3g54980, mitochondrial-like — protein sequence MRQPRLRAATSRPLSWRSNCTAAAASASQPSEPLSAHFTNGRPLSRAPAVVRDLSSVLRAILAASPSSHSRAYPLLKSAAFDARLAPDALVDAVLSAVGGPGSRQATALLSRLLASLCRAGRAGAAAAAYASMEARGVTPDAKSRTDLLAVTARSASAADALALLAEMRGKGRPLDAWMFDVVMRACFKEGMYDDAVRLFDEMPASEIEPDQRVCSVAIASLCKLRDANRALLVLRKMQDAGFVPWDFTFNSVVDVLVKGGRMEEALHIKDELLATGKKMSVVLATTLMHGYCLQREVRKALDIFEETLRDGLVPTDVTYTVLIRGCTEEGMPEKAYELCRQMRDHGLLPNTNEFNMVIKGLLNDKLWKDAVSLFKEMADSGIPDAFTYNILIHWLCQRRKIREALNLWEKMNETGVKPYIVTYHSLLLCYCVNGCMDEAVKLYTEMPGKGFTPNVVTYTTLMKGHINKAAFDKAYALLAEMKQNGVSCNDYTYNTLINGLCVVGRVCEVGEMLKRFETEGFVPTAMTYNSIINGFIKAGMMGSAFAVYQQMCAKGIPPNIVTYTSFIDGYCKTSCCDLALKMLNDVRCKGLRPDIAAYNSLIYGFCQEGNMSHALQVLVLMLKDGLLPNISVYNSFITGYKNLKMMEEALRFYEKMIKEGIDLDTATYTTLIDGFSKDGNVTFALKLYSEMVAKGNIPDHITFTALTHGLCRNGDIDDARKLLDEMNRLDIRPNVLMYNMLINGYLRNGKLQEAFRLHDEMLERKIMPDDTTYDILVGMKSLGSDSPIDTENPNLSSTG from the coding sequence ATGCGCCAGCCACggctccgcgccgccacctcgcgcccGCTCTCATGGCGCTCCAACTGCACGGCTGCTGCGGCGTCCGCCTCCCAGCCGAGCGAGCCGCTCTCCGCCCACTTCACCAACGGCCGGCCCCTCTCGCGCGCCCCGGCCGTGGTGAGGGACCTCTCCTCGGTGCTCCGCGCgatcctcgccgcctccccgtccTCCCACAGCCGCGCGTACCCGCTCCTCAAGTCCGCCGCCTTCGACGCCCGCCTCGCGCCGGACgcgctcgtcgacgccgtcctcTCCGCCGTGGGCGGCCCGGGGTCACGGCAGGCCACCGCGCTCCTcagccgcctcctcgcctccctgtgccgcgccggccgcgctggcgcggccgccgccgcctacgccaGCATGGAGGCGCGCGGGGTCACCCCGGACGCCAAGTCCCGCaccgacctcctcgccgtcacggCGCGGAGCGCGTCGGCCGCGGACGCcctcgcgctgctcgccgagATGCGGGGGAAGGGGCGCCCCTTGGACGCGTGGATGTTCGACGTGGTGATGCGCGCTTGCTTCAAGGAAGGGATGTACGACGACGCGGTCAggctgttcgacgaaatgcctgcCTCTGAGATCGAGCCCGACCAGCGCGTGTGCTCTGTCGCTATCGCGTCCCTATGCAAGCTGCGTGACGCCAACCGTGCTCTGCTGGTGCTGAGGAAGATGCAGGATGCGGGGTTCGTGCCGTGGGACTTCACGTTCAACTCCGTGGTGGATGTGCTCGTGAAGGGAGGGAGGATGGAGGAGGCGCTGCACATAAAGGATGAGTTGCTTGCTACGGGGAAGAAAATGAGTGTGGTTCTCGCAACAACGTTGATGCACGGCTATTGCTTGCAACGGGAGGTTAGGAAAGCGCTGGATATATTCGAGGAGACACTAAGGGACGGTCTGGTACCAACCGATGTAACATATACGGTGCTGATCAGAGGTTGTACTGAAGAGGGGATGCCAGAGAAGGCCTATGAGCTGTGCCGCCAGATGAGAGATCATGGATTGTTGCCGAACACAAATGAGTTCAATATGGTTATCAAGGGCCTTTTGAATGATAAATTGTGGAAGGATGCTGTAAGCTTGTTCAAGGAGATGGCTGATTCTGGGATACCAGATGCCTTCACATACAATATACTAATTCACTGGCTCTGTCAGCGTCGCAAAATTCGCGAAGCGCTTAACTTGTGGGAAAAGATGAATGAAACAGGAGTGAAACCATATATCGTGACATACCACAGCTTGTTGTTGTGTTATTGTGTGAATGGGTGCATGGATGAAGCAGTCAAGCTGTACACTGAGATGCCTGGAAAAGGGTTCACACCTAATGTTGTCACTTACACAACGCTGATGAAAGGGCACATCAATAAGGCTGCTTTTGACAAGGCTTATGCCCTCCTTGCTGAAATGAAACAGAATGGAGTCTCTTGCAATGATTATACATACAACACTCTCATAAATGGCCTTTGTGTGGTTGGCCGAGTTTGTGAAGTTGGTGAAATGCTGAAGAGATTTGAAACTGAAGGTTTTGTTCCAACTGCAATGACATACAATAGTATCATCAATGGATTTATAAAAGCTGGCATGATGGGCTCAGCATTTGCTGTGTATCAGCAGATGTGTGCAAAAGGCATACCTCCCAACATAGTAACATATACCAGTTTCATTGATGGATACTGTAAGACTAGTTGCTGTGACCTGGCACTGAAGATGCTAAATGATGTCAGGTGCAAAGGCCTTCGACCTGATATCGCTGCATATAATTCCTTAATATATGGGTTTTGCCAAGAGGGGAATATGTCTCATGCACTGCAAGTTCTTGTCCTTATGCTGAAAGATGGTCTTTTACCAAATATTTCAGTCTACAACAGTTTCATTACAGGGTACAAGAATTTGAAAATGATGGAAGAAGCTTTGAGATTCTACGAGAAAATGATTAAAGAAGGAATTGATCTTGATACAGCAACCTACACTACCTTAATTGATGGGTTCTCAAAAGATGGCAATGTAACCTTTGCATTGAAACTATACTCAGAGATGGTGGCTAAGGGTAATATTCCTGATCATATTACTTTCACAGCATTAACACATGGTCTTTGCCGCAACGGAGATATCGATGATGCTAGAAAATTATTGGATGAAATGAATAGGTTAGATATACGCCCTAATGTTTTGATGTACAACATGTTGATAAACGGATACCTCCGTAATGGAAAGCTGCAAGAAGCGTTCCGGTTGCATGATGAAATGCTTGAAAGGAAAATTATGCCAGATGATACAACATATGACATACTAGTTGGCATGAAATCTTTGGGAAGTGACAGTCCCATTGACACGGAGAATCCTAATTTAAGTTCCACAGGATAA